The Prinia subflava isolate CZ2003 ecotype Zambia chromosome 5, Cam_Psub_1.2, whole genome shotgun sequence genome window below encodes:
- the CHST1 gene encoding carbohydrate sulfotransferase 1 — MQCSWKAVLLLALASIAIQYTAIRTFTAKSFHSCPIPNPVNCSLSQDTDVADRLCDENPTFPYNLSRKIHVLILATTRSGSSFVGQLFNQHFDVFYLFEPLYHVQYTLIPKLTQSKSTTDRRVMLGASRDLLRSLYDCDLYFLENYIKPQPVNHTTDRLFRRGASKALCTPPVCESLGAVDLHLEEGDCVKKCGTLNLTLATESCREHGHVAIKTVRVPEVSDLRALVEDPRLNLKVIQLVRDPRGILASRSETFRDTYRLWRIWDGTGRKPYNLDVTQLTTVCEDFWNSVSTGLNRPPWLKGKYMLVRYEDLARNPMKKTEEIYDFLGIPMDSNVERWIQNNTRGDRSSSKHKYGTVRNSAATAEKWRFRLSYEIVAFTQHACQQVLAQLGYKTAGSEEELKNLSISLVEERDFLPFS, encoded by the coding sequence ATGCAATGTTCCTGGAAGGCTGTACTCCTCCTAGCCTTGGCATCCATTGCAATCCAGTACACAGCAATCCGGACCTTCACTGCCAAGTCCTTCCACAGCTGCCCCATCCCTAATCCTGTGAACTGCAGCCTGAGCCAGGACACCGATGTGGCTGACAGGCTGTGCGATGAGAATCCCACTTTCCCATATAACCTCTCCAGAAAAATTCATGTTCTCATCCTTGCCACCACCCGCAGCGGCTCCTCATTTGTCGGGCAGCTGTTCAACCAGCACTTTGATGTCTTCTATTTATTTGAGCCCCTCTACCACGTCCAGTACACCCTGATCCCAAAGCTGACCCAGAGCAAGAGTACGACAGACAGGCGGGTCATGCTGGGGGCCAGCCGAGACCTGCTGAGGAGCCTGTACGACTGCGACCTCTACTTCCTGGAGAACTACATCAAACCCCAGCCTGTCAACCACACCACCGACCGCCTCTTCCGCAGGGGAGCCAGCAAGGCCCTGTGCACACCACCTGTATGTGAgtccctgggagctgtggatCTCCACTTGGAGGAGGGAGACTGCGTGAAGAAGTGTGGGACCTTGAACCTGACGCTGGCCACTGAGTCCTGCAGAGAGCACGGCCACGTGGCCATCAAAACCGTACGGGTGCCTGAGGTCAGTGACCTCCGGGCCCTGGTGGAGGACCCGCGGCTGAACTTGAAGGTCATCCAGCTGGTGAGGGACCCCCGGGGGATCCTAGCATCCCGGAGTGAGACCTTCCGAGACACCTACAGGCTGTGGAGGATCTGGGATGGCACTGGCAGGAAGCCATACAATCTGGACGTGACCCAGCTCACCACAGTGTGTGAGGACTTCTGGAACTCTGTGTCCACCGGCCTCAACCGGCCACCATGGCTCAAGGGCAAGTACATGCTGGTGCGGTATGAAGACCTGGCCAGGAACCCCATGAAAAAGACTGAGGAGATCTATGATTTCCTGGGCATCCCCATGGACAGCAACGTCGAGCGCTGGATACAGAACAACACCCGAGGAGACAGGTCCTCCTCCAAACACAAGTATGGGACGGTGCGCAACTCGGCAGCGACGGCGGAGAAGTGGCGCTTCCGTCTGTCCTACGAGATCGTGGCGTTCACCCAGCACGCCTGCCAGCAGGTGCTGGCGCAGCTCGGCTACAAAACTGCGGGCTCCGAGGAGGAGCTGAAGAACCTCTCCATCAGCCTGGTGGAGGAGAGAGACTTCCTGCCCTTCTCCTAA